CTTCCGGCCCCTGCTGCCGTCGGCGGGGCCGGACTTCACCGGGAAGCCATCCGCGTTGACTTGCAGAGCGAGCTTGGGGGACATGAGCGGATTAATGCACACGCTCTTCCGGCTCTGCTTCTGTTCCGGCGGGGGGTCAGGTGCGCTCTCGGCCTTCTTCTCTGCTCTTGCCAGGCGCTGCTGGGCTCGGAGTTTCCCTCTCAGGTTGGAGTACTTCCTCAGGATCCGAGAGCTGGCGGGCGATGGCAGGGTGGGAGCAGGCGGGGCGCTCTCCGGCTCTTCGCCGCCGTCCTCCGGGCCGGCTTCGGGGTGTGACCCCAGGGGGCCAGCGGGGGGCTCTTCCGGCGCCCCTTTCTCTGCATTCTCACGCAACCGGGCCCACAGCTTTTGAGTCTTCCAGTTATTCCTCGCGGGAGTGGTCCCGGGAAATTTCTTTAAGTGTTTTTTCAAGCGCTCGGCCTGGAGCGAGCTGGGGtacaggccagaaggagggtATTTCTGGAGGGGAATCTTAATGGGGGGGACGTCTCCCGGGAGGCGGGTGTTCAGCTTCTTCACGATGACCAGCGACCGGGTTTCTGTCGTCTCTAAAAACCACCTGCAGATGTTGGACAATTTAAATGCCTTCATAAAGAGCATCTGGATGGGGGAGAGCTTCTGAACTTCCAGCAGGCCCCGACATTTCCTTGACCGCTTTTTGCTCTTCCAAATCTCTTTCAGCTTGTCGGATTTGTTCTTCGCTCTGGGGGCTGGCTGGGCCTCTTTCTCCAGCTGAATCCAGCCTTTCTGAACCCGCATGTACTGGGCATTGAAGTCGGCAATGagttcttggttctcctcttccgAACACCACTCCACGAACTTTGGTTTGTCATCCACCGGCGGATCCCCCTCCTTCGGGCCCGAGGGGCTTTCCCTCTCGGGAGCGCGCTGTTCCTTGGAGGCTGAATTGACTTGCATAGCTTCCTTTTCCGAAGTCTTCCTTCCAGCGTCCACCCACGGGTCCACGGGATGGGTCCGCCGTAAGTTATAGGTCAGGGAGATGAGCCTCCTCGGCTTTGCCGATGACTTGGGAGACTCGGGGCGGCTTGGAAATGAGTCAGAACTAGAGAGGGCAACGGAAGCCTCACTTTCACCGTCCCCCTTCCTCACCAAGTCTTCCAAAGCATCTGCCGCCTCGCCAGTGGGCTTCTCTTCCTCCCGATCTGTGGCCTCTCTTGGGGGATGACTCTCAGAGGGCAAGTGGACACTCCTCCCATCGGCATGAGCCCGGACGCAGATCTCAAGTCTCTCTCCCGGGGTGCTCTGGCCCGCTGGGGCAGCTGGACCGCTCCCTGACATGGCTGCGTCTCCTCCCTTGATGCTTTCTCTCGCCAACATATTTTTAGAGGTCTGCCTGGTGGTGAccccgccttctcctccttccttcgccTCAGGGGCCTTCTCCGGGGGACTTTCCCTGGGGCCGGGACTCCCAGCCTCTTGGAGCACTGAGGGCTGGAGACAGTCAGTGGGGAAATGCACCGATGCCGCACTGCCGAGGTAGACTTCTCGCTTTGGCCGTTTGGCCCCGGGGCTCTTAGAGAGCTTAATCTGAAGGCAAGGGAGCTGGAGAGCCGTAGGGGAGTCCGACAGTTGGCTCCGAAGCCGCCGGTCGGAAGCCACCAGGACCTTCttacctctctttttcttcttgtctGGATTCCCTTCAGGAGACACGCTGTTCTGATCCGTTCCCTCCGGGTCTGGGACCCGTTGGTCCTCGCCTGGCCCTCCGGCCTCAGATTTCTTCTCGTCGGCCGCTGGCTCGCCTCCCCCTGCTTCCTGGAGACTTTTCGGAGGACGTGTGCTCCTCTTTCGCTCGAGCCTGTCAGTCTCCTGCTCTAGGACGAGATCGACCGGGGTTTCCGTAGCTGTGCTCTGGCCTTCCCCTGCACTCTCCTCCCGGGTGGGGGATTCTGGGCGGGAGCTAACCGGGTCGCCCGGACGCACTTGATGCAATTGACTTTCCGAGCACCCGTCCCCCTCTCCGTTCACTACAGTTTCAGCGGGGGAGTGAGGCCTGATGCCGGGCGCCTCGGGGCGCTGGTCGAGAGTATTCTCAGGGGAAGACTCCGGACGACCGTTCGCTTGTGGCGGAGCGGGAGCCTCAGCGGCCCCCGGATGCTCAACCGGCTGCGGTCCTGCTGTGTCGGAAGAGGGTCCGCTCGCCGGGGTTTTGGACACACTGGGGCTACCTTCCAGGGCCTGCTCTggcaggagggagcggggggctgGCAGTGGCCCCGAAGCGGGCGCTTCTCTGGTCGCCGGGGAGCTGGTCCGGCACAGTTCAGCCTGGGCTCCAGCTGGACTGGCCGCAGCGTGGGTCTCGGGCTCCTGAGGCTCTCGCCTAGGGGGAGAGCCTCGGAACGCTTCCTTCTgggggaccctcccctccccgcgcccctcgGGAGCATCTCCCGTGGCCTGTGCATCTGAGGTGGGGCCGCCGTCTGAAACGCCCAGGGCCTGCCCGGGCGCCGCCGGCGACGGGTCCAGCGTCGGCCCGCAGCAGCTTCCCTTGTCCTCCGACCTCAGGTTCTTCGCCAACGTGCGGACAGTGGGCAGCTCGCAGCAGTCGCCGTTGAAGAAATACCCTCGGGTGCTCTTTCTGGCGGTCTTCCGGGAAGAGAGTATTGCTCGCTGATTCTCAAAGTGGCACTCCGTAATGGGCTGGCTAATGTACACCACGTCACACTGGTTGTCGTAATCGTTGATCCTCAGGCCCGAGGCCCTCTTGCTTTTCCGAGCTGTCTTGATGGAGGCCGGCATGGTCTTGGCCCGAGGATGGCCGTTGGAGGCTTTGTGGAGACCCATTCCCGGGCTGGGAGACAGCCAGCCGTCTTTGGAATGATCGAATTGGCCCTTGTCCCCAGGATGGAGATGGAAACCCGCCTTGTTCCTCCCCAGGGTGTGTAGATGATTTTCTTGCTTTGGCCTCGCGTCTTGTTCGTTCGTCTCCAGGTCCTGGTGCAGAGATGCTTTCGAGCTGCACTGTAAAGAGTTCTCCTTATCGGCAGTCCTGGGAGAATTCCCCAGAAACCCCGAACCCCACGTCTCTTCGGGTAAAGCTTTGAAAGAGTTTTTCGGAGAGACCAGGCAACCCTCGCCATCCTCCCCGTTGCTGACGTAACCGACAAAACCGTCCGCTAACGTGGCGTTCTGTAGCTGGTCCTTGTCGTCCTCACATTTTTTAATATTAGCCTCTTGTTCGTGTCCAGAGGTTGGCCCTTCTGGACACTTAGCGACATGATGGAAGTTGAATGAGGAAGAATTAGATGCCGTGAGGTATCCTTGAGTGGAACTCTCCTTTGGACTGCCAGCACTGGCCTTAGGAGTTGGAAGTTCAGAGGAATCTTTCTTGACGACAGTTCCGGggttttctcttctctctaaaGATGTTGTTTCCGTTGGCTCCTTCTGGGCTGGCCCTGTGCTCTGGGGAGTGCCTGGAAGGCCTGCCTGGTCTAGGAGTGAGTCTGTAGAAGCAAGGGGCTTCTCCTCGAAACAAGAGGTGCCCTGATCCCGGTTCTCGGTGCGGAGCTGGCTGCAGCCGGAGCTGCAAGTAGACACGTCCATGGTCTCGGGGCCAGGGAGCTGTCGGCCTTCTGTGCCCGGCTGCGCTTCGGTGTACAGGTCGTTCAGGACGCGGATGAACTGCTTCTGGTGATGCGTGCACAGTCTGACCATAAACTTCTCCAGCGGCGACTTCGGCTGATGGTTGGAATCTATTGCTAGGGTCTCTGCTGAGTCCTCACTAGACAGATAGAGAGAAAAGCAATCAGTCGGGAGCATGGCAGAGGAACGCAGAAGTAAAATCCTGAATCAACCAGGACCCTTCTTTCAcagggactctagactgtaagctcgttgtgggcaggggatgtgctcattcattcacccattcaatcgtatttcttgagggctcgatgtgtgcagaccactgtacaaataataataataatggtggcatttgttaagcgcttactaggtgcaaagcactgttctaagtgctgggggatacaagatgatcaggttgtcccacgtggggctcacggttttaatccccattttacagatgagggaactgaggcccagagaagtgaagtgacttgcccaaagtcacacagctggcaagcaccGGAGCCTGgatgcaaacccatgacctatgactcccaagcccgggctctttccactaagccacacttgttTTCTacagagcgctcgggagagcacactgcacaatcaacagacatttaataatgattttgatacttgttaagtgcgtactgtgtgccaagcactgttctaagcgttgggctaagtacaagttaatcaggttggacacagtcctttgtcccacatggggctcacattcttaatgcccattttacagatgaattaactgaggcccagggcagtgaagtgacttgtccagggtcacacagcagacatgtggcagagctgggattagaactcaggtccttccgactcccaggcccattctctatccactaagccacacttccctgcccacagttggcttacagtttacagggggagacggacattaatataaataaataaattacagatacggacataagtaccgtgggacatggggtggggggtgaatgaagggagcaggtaagggtgatgcagaaaggagagggagaagaggaaagaaaggcttagacagggaaagcctcttgcaggagatgtgccttcagtaaagatttgaagagggagagagtaattgttggatatgaggagagggcattccagaccagagatagggtgtgtctaccaatccttttgcactggactcttccaagcacttagtataatgctctgcacacagtacacacccaataaatgccattgatgaaagGGAGCCTCCTTCCCTGGATCCCCAGAATTGACTCCTATCGGGAACGGAGGTCAGGCACTCTTAGGTGGGATTTCCAAAAACACTTCCCAGCACTTGTGTAAtgtacctgaaatttattttaatgccggtctccccctctagactgtaggctcctcgtgggcagggaacaggcctaccaactctgttgtactctcccaagtgcttagtacagtgctctctgcacatattatgtgctcaataaataccactgattggaactGAGGATGATAATGCCTCTGCATCTCGCACAAGGCCACCATGGGAATGGGCTTTTGCTTCAGGGAAACTTCCATTTACATACTTAGCCAACTTAACCACGAATGGGAAACTGGTGGAACGATGGAATGAAATCTGACTAGAAATTTATCTGGGCATTTACGGTAAAagcttaaaatatatatatttttctcccACGCCATTTACCTTACCAGGTATTTTTCCACTGCAGATGCCACAACACTTTTTTTTCAGACAAAATGAAGACAAAGAGATGCGAAAGATGTGAGCTTCCCCAGGAAGGCAATGACGTAGGTGGATTTGGAGTTTGGCATTAGAGAGCTAACTCCTTGGGGTTTAGCTCGAACCACAAGCCCCGGGAACTTTAGCTACACTGGATCGTTCATCACCCCGATAAACTTTTTAGCGATGGAATTTAGGTCAGTATTGACTTTGGAAAATGACACACCAACGTTTGAGGTTTTCATTTGCTGCCGTGAACTTAACTTTCACATCACAACTTTCGGAGTTTTCCCTAAGGGTGAAGACAGAGTGCGACCTCCTTCACTACAAGGGGGACAAGTTCCCCACACCTTTTGAGAGGTCTACTCACCGATTAGCACACTCCCTGGCTCCTCGGGGGCACTGCCTTACCAGCTGGATTTATTTAAGGCAGGCACGCTCAGCCCCGTGTTAACCGGGCCCGATGCGCCTGAAGCGGCAATCTGGTACGGCCTCAACCCCCAAGTCAGTCGGGTCCAAGCCCAGTCTGGAGAAATAATGATCCAGACTCCCTGGGGTGGTGGCGACCCATGGAAATCAGACAAGGTGCACTGCCAACCTGGGCATCCCCacactctgtcccaggcactgccaCTCTATCAGTGCTGGGCCTGGGACTTATCGCTGGCCAACCAGCGTCAGGACTGAAagccaataaattccactgattgatggattgaagcagtgtggcccagtggaaagagccctagacTTCCTTCCACGTGGAGGAAACAGCCAAGAGAATCAGTAGGGTCTTGCCCATCGCTCATTTTGCCAATGAAGAAGGCTAGAAATGGGGGCCCTCAAGGCCCTGAACCCATCTGCCTCAcagatattttttttaattgtatcggttaagccctatgtgccaggcactgaactaagcactgtggtagctataagataatcgtgtaggacacggtccctgtcccacagacgagttccagtcttaatccccattttaaagatgaggtaattgaggcacagagaagttagatcacacagaagacaaatggaggagccaggattagaacgcaggtcctctgactcccaggcccgtgctccttccactaagctgtgctcctTTTCATGGTTTTGCCAAAAAACCATATTATCTGAGATCTACAGGGAGTGAATAAGAGAAAAGCCTGCTAGAAATAAAAGTTATTTGTTGCCTCCTGGAACATCAGGAATCAATCCGAAGACTAGAGTGCTAGTTTCCAAGCACTGATTGCGCAAGCTGGCCAGACACCAGGCTGAAAAGAACACAATGGACAAAATGCAGACCACTTGtggagaaataatgataattgtgatatttgttaagtgattactatttgccaagcggtgtacaaagtgctggagtagatacaacataatcaggtcccacatggggctcacagtctaagcaggagggagaacaggtattttgaccccctttttgcagatgagggaactgaggcccagagaagtgaagtgacttgcccaaggtcacacagaagacaagtggcggagccggaattagaacccacttcctctgacagccaggcccgtgctctttccactaggccacactgcttctctctctatagaGAAAGACTCTATATTCTTCCGAGGCAAATGGACTTTTCTTCCGGCCGACAGCTCTAAACAGCCAAGCCAGCAGAAGCACAGGTACCGCCAAGTCTCTCACCtcatagattttgagcccctttgAGCAGGAGGGTCAGGATCTACTTCCCACCTGAAtgcttttccccagtgcttagtacaatgctgtgcacgtagtaagcacttaatgaatacgataACTACTACAACTACAGAAGTGCTGGGTCACCATGCTCACGACCCATATCGCTCCTacgctgaaagagagagagaaggaaagggcgaTGAAGGTAAGTTCTTCAGAGATCTGGGCAAACCGATCAATtgatgaatcaataaatcagtggcattattattattatgacgaaataattgtggtatttgttaagtgcttactatgtgctaggcactgtaggagtagatactagcaaatcgggttggacacagtccctgtcctagtctcaatccccattttacagatgaggcaactgaggcccagaaaagtgaagcgtcttgcccatgatcacacagcacagaagcgacggagccgggattagaacccatgaccttcggactccaagGCCTGCTCCGTATTGCTTCTCCTATTGGCAAACAGGATCAActgatcactcagtcaatcaatcaatggtattcactgagcacttactgtatgcagaacaccgtacgaagtgcttgggaaagtacaacataatagagttggtagatatgatccctgcccacaaacagcttacaggctcagggggagacagatggtaaaatacattacagagagagaaaaaacagtgGATTTTAAGAATACGGACAGAAGTGCTAGCATGGGGGACCTACATTTTGGCAGCACAGGGGTTTGGAAAGTTGAACAGCAAcgattccctcctcctcagaaaatGTGTCAAGCGCCAACTTTtgaacttcaactatcatcttcagATTTCTGAACAAGAGAAAGGCATCCAGAACCCAGAATTACtttagttctctagactgtaagctccttgtgggcgggggtcGTGCCAGACAACTGGActatattgtcccaagtgctcagtacagtcctctgcacaaggtaagtgctcaacaaataccgattgCTTCTGTCATTATTCAACGGAGAGCCTGGAAACCATCCTGTATTACTTCAGCTTCGAGCACTAGATTGACCACAAACCAGTGCATTTCAAATTTTCACTTGGGATGCAGGCAGTGTATcacaagggaataataataataatcatcacggtatctgtaaagcacttactatgtgccaaacaccgttctaagcactggggtagatacaaggtcatcgggttggacacagtccccgtcccacatgggtctcacagtcttaatagataGCATtaagagaaatagtgtggcttagtggaaaaagccagggcttgggagtcagaggtcgcaggttctattcctggctccaccacttgtcagctgtgtgactttgggcgactcacttaacttctctgggcctcagttacctcatctgtaaaatgggaaacaagactgtgagccccacatgggacgacctgattacctgatatttacccctgcgcttagaagactgcttggcacatagtaaacgcttaacaaataccagcattattattattatagcatccaGACTCAACATAAAGCTCTTTGGGAATGAAGTCCCTTCATATCAGCATCAAGGTGTGGTTTGGGAACCTTTTGCTGCAAATGGCAGCATTCAATaactgtagtttttgttaagtgcttaccatatgccaggcgctgtactaactgcttaggtggatacaagtaaatcaggttggacacagtccctgttccatgtggggctcaccatctcaatccccattttacaggtgaagtaaccgaggcccagagaggtgaagtgacttgccccaggttacacagcagacaagtggcggagctggaattagaaccaatgaccttctgactctcaggcccgtgctctattcattacaccaTCTGACAGTGGTTCACGGGGAAGACATCAACGACCAGGTGAGAAATTCCTGGGCGGCAAAGAACCTCAGAGGAATTATGGTGTTCTGCCAGCTTGCCCACAGAAGAAGAGACTTGAGATATTAACCGTTTTTGTGGCATCAACTCATTCTGTGGAATCAgcttgtgaagcagcgtgaccaagtggaaagagcatgggcctgggagctagaggacctggattctaattctggctttgtcatttgtcagctgcatGATCTTGGACCTCGCCTATCTTGCTGCAGACCTctagcccacaccctgcctctggccgggaatgccctccctcctcaaatctgacaattaccctccaccctttaaagccttattgaaggcccatctcctccaagaggccttccctgactaaacctcccctttaataatggcatttcttaagcgcttactatgtgccaagactgttctaagcgctcgtggagatacaaggtgatcaggtcgtcccacgtggggctcactgtcttcatccccattttccagatgagggaactgaggcacagagaagtgaagtggcctgcccaaagtcacacagctgaccggcggcggagccgggattagaacccatgacctctgactcccaagcctgggctctttccactgagccatttgccctttcctcttttccctctcccttctgcagagccctgacttgctccctttgttcttcccccctcccaaccccacagcacttatgtacatatctgtaatttacttatttgtattgatgtcttccccccctgcccacccccaccccctagactgtaagctcatttaaggccagggaatgagtctgtttattgttgtattgtgttctcccaagtgcttaatacagtattctgcacatagtcagctctcaataattgaatgaatcaatgaaagtcaccacttctctgtgcctcagttacctcatctgtaagcagcgtggcttagtggaaagagcacaggcttgcgaatcagaggtcgtgggttctaatcccagctttgctacttagctgtgtgactttgggcaagtgacttaacttctctgtgcctcagttacctcatctgtaaaa
This portion of the Ornithorhynchus anatinus isolate Pmale09 chromosome 3, mOrnAna1.pri.v4, whole genome shotgun sequence genome encodes:
- the LCOR gene encoding ligand-dependent corepressor isoform X1, which translates into the protein MARVCRRQQCSVERRGFRQELDSWRHKLIHCVGFESILEGLFGPGLLKDVSFFKDCEPEGISDWSFDENCLFCCLRREKVKEHIVGLDEPASGAGQEQAKIIRFERQAEEFLNAVFYRKDSPRVLDPNIPLVAREIMQRMIRQFAAEYTSKNSSTQDPSQPNSTKNQSLPKASPVAISPTAATAQNPVLSKLLMADQDSPLDLTVRKSQSEASEQDGVLDLSTKKSPCAGSTSLSHSPGCSSTQGNGEDSAETLAIDSNHQPKSPLEKFMVRLCTHHQKQFIRVLNDLYTEAQPGTEGRQLPGPETMDVSTCSSGCSQLRTENRDQGTSCFEEKPLASTDSLLDQAGLPGTPQSTGPAQKEPTETTSLERRENPGTVVKKDSSELPTPKASAGSPKESSTQGYLTASNSSSFNFHHVAKCPEGPTSGHEQEANIKKCEDDKDQLQNATLADGFVGYVSNGEDGEGCLVSPKNSFKALPEETWGSGFLGNSPRTADKENSLQCSSKASLHQDLETNEQDARPKQENHLHTLGRNKAGFHLHPGDKGQFDHSKDGWLSPSPGMGLHKASNGHPRAKTMPASIKTARKSKRASGLRINDYDNQCDVVYISQPITECHFENQRAILSSRKTARKSTRGYFFNGDCCELPTVRTLAKNLRSEDKGSCCGPTLDPSPAAPGQALGVSDGGPTSDAQATGDAPEGRGEGRVPQKEAFRGSPPRREPQEPETHAAASPAGAQAELCRTSSPATREAPASGPLPAPRSLLPEQALEGSPSVSKTPASGPSSDTAGPQPVEHPGAAEAPAPPQANGRPESSPENTLDQRPEAPGIRPHSPAETVVNGEGDGCSESQLHQVRPGDPVSSRPESPTREESAGEGQSTATETPVDLVLEQETDRLERKRSTRPPKSLQEAGGGEPAADEKKSEAGGPGEDQRVPDPEGTDQNSVSPEGNPDKKKKRGKKVLVASDRRLRSQLSDSPTALQLPCLQIKLSKSPGAKRPKREVYLGSAASVHFPTDCLQPSVLQEAGSPGPRESPPEKAPEAKEGGEGGVTTRQTSKNMLARESIKGGDAAMSGSGPAAPAGQSTPGERLEICVRAHADGRSVHLPSESHPPREATDREEEKPTGEAADALEDLVRKGDGESEASVALSSSDSFPSRPESPKSSAKPRRLISLTYNLRRTHPVDPWVDAGRKTSEKEAMQVNSASKEQRAPERESPSGPKEGDPPVDDKPKFVEWCSEEENQELIADFNAQYMRVQKGWIQLEKEAQPAPRAKNKSDKLKEIWKSKKRSRKCRGLLEVQKLSPIQMLFMKAFKLSNICRWFLETTETRSLVIVKKLNTRLPGDVPPIKIPLQKYPPSGLYPSSLQAERLKKHLKKFPGTTPARNNWKTQKLWARLRENAEKGAPEEPPAGPLGSHPEAGPEDGGEEPESAPPAPTLPSPASSRILRKYSNLRGKLRAQQRLARAEKKAESAPDPPPEQKQSRKSVCINPLMSPKLALQVNADGFPVKSGPADGSRGRKGKAQAEGPPKVDLPPGKKKKSEENHPRERSASSTKDRLPAKKTNKTKGAAAPARAPTTRKRAALEKITKLAKKASPKERKAKKGSKKPPGKSAPPVRKGKESPNKKPSPREPLPKSPKSKGAAGEPSHRSQKASDRRAGSGKSQTRSVKKTQESSGAQRKRKLRAKLDCSHNKRRRLDTK
- the LCOR gene encoding ligand-dependent corepressor isoform X2, which encodes MQRMIRQFAAEYTSKNSSTQDPSQPNSTKNQSLPKASPVAISPTAATAQNPVLSKLLMADQDSPLDLTVRKSQSEASEQDGVLDLSTKKSPCAGSTSLSHSPGCSSTQGNGEDSAETLAIDSNHQPKSPLEKFMVRLCTHHQKQFIRVLNDLYTEAQPGTEGRQLPGPETMDVSTCSSGCSQLRTENRDQGTSCFEEKPLASTDSLLDQAGLPGTPQSTGPAQKEPTETTSLERRENPGTVVKKDSSELPTPKASAGSPKESSTQGYLTASNSSSFNFHHVAKCPEGPTSGHEQEANIKKCEDDKDQLQNATLADGFVGYVSNGEDGEGCLVSPKNSFKALPEETWGSGFLGNSPRTADKENSLQCSSKASLHQDLETNEQDARPKQENHLHTLGRNKAGFHLHPGDKGQFDHSKDGWLSPSPGMGLHKASNGHPRAKTMPASIKTARKSKRASGLRINDYDNQCDVVYISQPITECHFENQRAILSSRKTARKSTRGYFFNGDCCELPTVRTLAKNLRSEDKGSCCGPTLDPSPAAPGQALGVSDGGPTSDAQATGDAPEGRGEGRVPQKEAFRGSPPRREPQEPETHAAASPAGAQAELCRTSSPATREAPASGPLPAPRSLLPEQALEGSPSVSKTPASGPSSDTAGPQPVEHPGAAEAPAPPQANGRPESSPENTLDQRPEAPGIRPHSPAETVVNGEGDGCSESQLHQVRPGDPVSSRPESPTREESAGEGQSTATETPVDLVLEQETDRLERKRSTRPPKSLQEAGGGEPAADEKKSEAGGPGEDQRVPDPEGTDQNSVSPEGNPDKKKKRGKKVLVASDRRLRSQLSDSPTALQLPCLQIKLSKSPGAKRPKREVYLGSAASVHFPTDCLQPSVLQEAGSPGPRESPPEKAPEAKEGGEGGVTTRQTSKNMLARESIKGGDAAMSGSGPAAPAGQSTPGERLEICVRAHADGRSVHLPSESHPPREATDREEEKPTGEAADALEDLVRKGDGESEASVALSSSDSFPSRPESPKSSAKPRRLISLTYNLRRTHPVDPWVDAGRKTSEKEAMQVNSASKEQRAPERESPSGPKEGDPPVDDKPKFVEWCSEEENQELIADFNAQYMRVQKGWIQLEKEAQPAPRAKNKSDKLKEIWKSKKRSRKCRGLLEVQKLSPIQMLFMKAFKLSNICRWFLETTETRSLVIVKKLNTRLPGDVPPIKIPLQKYPPSGLYPSSLQAERLKKHLKKFPGTTPARNNWKTQKLWARLRENAEKGAPEEPPAGPLGSHPEAGPEDGGEEPESAPPAPTLPSPASSRILRKYSNLRGKLRAQQRLARAEKKAESAPDPPPEQKQSRKSVCINPLMSPKLALQVNADGFPVKSGPADGSRGRKGKAQAEGPPKVDLPPGKKKKSEENHPRERSASSTKDRLPAKKTNKTKGAAAPARAPTTRKRAALEKITKLAKKASPKERKAKKGSKKPPGKSAPPVRKGKESPNKKPSPREPLPKSPKSKGAAGEPSHRSQKASDRRAGSGKSQTRSVKKTQESSGAQRKRKLRAKLDCSHNKRRRLDTK